The sequence TGtctagaaagaaagaaagaaaaagctgGAATTAAGAAGTATGCAGATATCTAAGAATCAGAAATAATGTATTGATACTACCTTGGTCAAAATGACCCCAAAAGTTAAGCCatatcaaataaaaataaaaccgcaGCAGAAGATAATGAGGACCACTGACCCAAAGTCCGTCCTTCCAAGACCACTGCTGCATGTCGGTTAAGATCTTGTGCGAGAGTCCTCTTATATTGTTCATATTCGGAATCAGTAAACTCCTTGGACCCATCGCGAAAAATTCCATGATCCTACATACAACAAAAATGTAAGCAGAAGttaaaatggagaaaatgaacACACGAAGACACAATAGAAGATGTACCAGAAAGAAGAACGAATTTGTTTGCCAATTGTCAATTCTGCTAAAAttggcaaaagaaaaaaaaaacagggcTGTTTCAGTAAGGGTACCTGCCCGGCATGTTGGTGCACCAAATTACACATTGGGTGGGTGTTTTTAAATCACGGATATTGGAAACAGAAAGTTGTCTTTCAAGCTGACAAAAACATATGATGTGATTCTAGAAACAACTGGTGGGCATCCATTCAAATTATGTCCAGGAGAGAGAATTTGTCTTCTCTTTCATTTAAGGTTAACTTAAATCACGTAAGATTCAAAGAAAGCAAGCTTTAACAGTTATACTGTCCCTTTTCCTCTTTCATTTAAGGTTAACTTAAATCACGTGAGATTCAAGAAAGAAAGGTTTAACAGTTATACTACTATCCCTTCTCCTCTTTCATTTAAGGTAACTTAAATTACGTAAGATTCGAGAAAGCAAGCTTTAACAGTTATACTATCCCAACTCACAGCAATAGTGGACACCTACTGAATACTAGGGAGGGTATTTTTAGAGCACCTCTTGGGGTTGTTTTGCAGTACAAATGgtgcaattaaaaaaaaaatgtgaaaaaaatttcagacttctgaacaagaagaaaaaaaaaacctaactgtCCAGTTTTCATCTTTTCTATATTTTGCATAGCATTTGGATTAGATGTTATAAAGAGAGAGTCATTCAGTCCATAATGAGAATAGCCCAGAAATAATATTTAGAGGGTATAGGTGTTGTACCGGAAGATGTATGTAATCATCCCCTTCATCAGCTTCCATATCTAATGTTGGATCAACACGCCTGATCTGCAAGTCCAGAATGTGTCAACAACAAgtataaataatatatgagaaGTGTATAATCGAGAAAAGTAGCAGCATGGAAAAAATCATTTGCACCCGAATTGGAAATTATAATGCACAtctaaaaggaaaaaagaaacgaaaaaagaAAGTATATCATTACGGTAACATTTTCTATCATATTATaccaaaaaacacaaaaaacaaaagaaaaaaaaagaaccttCTGGCGAGCTTCACCGGCCAATATGGCATCCTGCTTCAGGAAGACAGCGAGCTCCTCATCTTCAGCAGCTTCAGCCGCAGCTGCAACAGCATTTTTTGTTCTATGAAGAAACTCTGCTCTACAATACTTCGTCCAGAAATCCTTTTCAGTCATCTACAAAATCACAAAGCAGAGAACATGAGAATCACATGATGATAGGTATATAGCTAAAGAGAGAAGGAACCCGTATATTAGTTCATGAGTTAAATTCTTGGCACATAACAGACAAAAGAGGACATATCCGCTTACCTTGCTTGGGACAAATTTCAGAAATGCCTGATGAACAGCTGGTTTTTCAGTGAAAATCTGCAAAGAATCAAATCCATCAACTAAAGCCTAAAAGGAAAGTGCCCAAAATTATTAGCTAATGTAAATAAGATTGATTGGTTACCATTAATTTGCTACAGTAGTTCAAGAAGTAAAAAACTGAAATAAGAGTAATAGATAGATTCAATTACTAACACGTGGAATTATGTCCTGACTAAGAAAGTAAGAGAAGCTTTAAATGGCAAGGCCATTTAGTAGAGAACAACTATAACATTCTCAAACCGAATCCATTCAATGGTGAATATTGTCTTTGTAACAGCCATGAACAGAAAAGGTAACACTGCTTTCAATGTCAAAACTATGTACCTGAGACTGTGACCCTAATTAAAAAACTATGTACCTGAGACTGTGACTCTAATTTAAAAACTATGTACCTGAGATTGTGACCCTAATTTAAAATCTGGTCACATCAGCAAACTTAAACTATTACTTTCCTCGGCTTTTTACGAGAAGAATGTTCATACGTTCTCTTGCATTTGCATGATTGCAACTGAACCTCTTTGCCCAAAAATTAGATATCAGAGCCACACAAATTGATAGAGCAGAAGGACTTATGATCAAAGAAACCTGTCAGCTAAAATGTGAAGGCAACTGAAAAGATACAGATCTATATATGGGGTAATATTACATTCCCTAATGTAGTACTTGTACTCTCACTAAAAAGAGGATCAAAGGATATTTTTCCGATTTATATTCTGTTTGCATTCAACTACGTATACACTACAACCATATAAGGTGGGGAAAAAGAACGTCAGCGCTGCCAAACCCTCAGTACAGACTATGCATCTGTACATAGAACACTCGAGGAAATACAAGCACAAAATTTTGAAACAAGCACCCACCAGGCAAACAATTCCAGAAAATGAAGTCCTACTATAACATACCTGCTGAATAATTTCTGGAGTCAGGCTGAAAGTGACTTTGTTTGTCTGGAAAGgacaaaaataagataaaattacAGACTTCTAGAGCAAAATTTATTATGTTTGTATGTATGTAATTATGTATATATTTAAATTGAAGGGTTTATGAGGGATGTATTCAAGAAAGAAATCTAAACATTAATAGAAATTCATGGTGTACCCGGCCATCTGTCAGTGGCCTGACATCTGCAAGCATCGCACTTTTGAACCCCAATCGCTGTTTAGACATCCTGCTGGCATCAACAGCAAGCAATTTCTGTAAACAAACGACATCAACAAAAGAATGTTAATACTTGAAGCATGTAAAAACATTATTAATCTAGTATCATATATGCATAACCTTTCTTGTGGCCCAGAATTCAGCTTCAGTCAAAACACCACCAATTACAAATTGCTTATGCAGCTTCTGCAACTCACTGctcaaaaaaaattaattaacacCATCGACAAACAGTAAAATGGCAAGTTCAAGAATCTTCCATAATCTTGAACTCAACCAAGAAATTGTAGATGTGCTTACATATAGCATTGTTACCTATTTTCAGCTAGCAGTTTCATCCGAAGCTTCATTTCTTCTGGACGGAGCTGCTCATCATGCAGTGTAGTTGCAGACTTCTCGGGATCCACTTTGGCATCCGATGCAGATGATTCCTTAGCTTGGATCTTTCCAAGGACCTTTCCTGTTCGTGAGACATTACAACATTGGTAACATATGAGACATTATAACATTGGTATCATATTTCAGGCAAAAAGCATCATTTGGAAGACATCAGGTAGAACACTACAACTATAAAAGGTTTTATAGAAGATGACGGGAAGTGATATGTAAGTAACCATCTTATTATTTAGCTAATAACCTCGACAAATACATAAATAGGTTTTAAGTCAATAGTATAAGTGACTGTTAAAATCCATAATCATGGCAGGAGAGAAACTTACCAACAAAATCTCGGCATATATCACGTTCAGTAAATCTATCAAACTCAAATGTGTAATTCTTATCGCTCTGAAACAACACAAAGGaaaacagttttgttttcaataatgAAGATCCAAAACAGATAAGTTACAAAAATAAGCTGGTCACCAGAAGAACCTTCCTATTTGGACAGCTCTTAGGACCCAATTTCTACAGCCAACTTTCAGAATATCATCCAACAGATTAGAATCCTTCCAACAATACTAAattctatatacaaaaaaaaaatctaaaacttaGGGGAAGCAACGCTTGACCGGAAAAATCGGGGTAAAAACAAGACCAGTTTATAAAGATTATTGTCAACAAAGATCAGAGTTTTTCCAGGCACATGTAGCCCCAGTGAGACCAGCTGTCCAAAATGGTGTCAAAAGAGCTGCCCAAGATGCAGTTTGAGATGAGTACTAGATAAAAAAGAAAGCAATAGAGCAATCTGCTCAAATAGAACAATAAAACATGCATAAAGGTAAAAACATTATAGAATTATAAGAACTAATAATTCACACAACAACAGAACAGCATTAAATCCTTTACCCCTGTAAGCATTAGTAGCGCTTGTCTTTGGCTTCCCTCCCTGCTAAATTTGTGACCTGAATAATTATGTGGACAAACAGAATGACAATAAGAAGATCCACTACACCAAAAGAAAATCCACCCTTAATGCtagcaacagaaaagagagaaTTCATTATTCAAATATAAGGGAGGCTTTGAGTTCACTCATCATTATCCCTAGATTATCACTTTGAGAAATAAAAATCAAGTTCATAATAGTAccaatagagaagaagaaaagacatACTTTGGCTATTAAGAACCATGACATCAAAAGTTGTTCTTGAGTTTAATGACACTAATTCCCCCATTACACAACAACTATCTAAAATCTGTGAATAGAAACACATTTCCGGTAAGGATTACCTTTAATGGATCTAAACCCAACATTGAGTTTTGCAGATGGCATAGGATCATCGGGTGAGAAATCAAGTTTGTCCTCTGTCTGCAACAAGGACAATTTACAAAGAatgcttaattgattgtttaagaGACATACACGCAATGGCTAAAAAAGTTGACGAGTAAATGTGCTCATGACCGAGCTATCACCATATCTAAAGCTCAAGTATCAAAATACATAGAAACCAACTAAACGAATTTGGTCCAGGACAAATTATACAAAATTACTAATTCATGATACTAAAAATTGCAAAGATTTTTCCATTGACACTTGTGAGTTGTATCAAACACCAAAAGATAATTACATTTTGTCTTCCAATATTTCCCATTGAAATCTCAGTTCCTTTCACAATGACATAACTACTCAATATACTCCAATGTGTAAATCGCATAAATCTTTCAAAGCATTAGATAAACATTGCtcaaggttatgaaattaatctCCCAAGTATACGAAGTTCGTGCAAAATAGATACTACTTAATATACTACTTTAGGGCATAACAAACAGTAAATCAATCTGCGAAAAAACGagtcatgaatatcaatttcataAAATCAATAAATGATAATTTAGGGTTAGTACCATAATAAGAACTCCTTGAACGCCAGGATCCCTGACACCATTGTTCTTATACCTAGCACGCATAACTACCTGACCGCTTGCCATGATTGTTTCTTGCGCCAATCTAACAATGTTGATTTCAAAATTATGatcaagaaagaagaagatgacagtGAACACAAGATCCTAGTACTAACGGTAGATATTGAAGATTCAACCACCTCAAAAGGAAAAGCTTAATTGTATTGAACGGAAGCTATCTAGCCATATTTTCCGTAGAACAACCTACAAAATACTTTTATACCGGAGAGTTAGATTGAACTTTTTACGGTGTAATGAGAAGggggaaaaaaagaaagagagataaatcagtgctgctggtggtggtggtagcgcTTGGTCGCCTGTAGGTGTAAGTTAGAGTATGGTTGGTGCCCCCTTCGTAGAGCCATCTTTCTTATCTTCCTAGGTTTTACCGAATTGGGCCTGGGCCTGTCGATCCAATTCGGATGAATTTACAACGCCCCGTAATTTATTTTTACcaacaccttgtttgtttgcagctgactcatctaagtcgtctggatctgagtcgtctggatctgagtgaaatcacctgactcatctggatatgACTTACTAAGGTTTGAgtcagaaaatatgtttgttttgtgagtcagaCCTAACTCAGCTGActggatttttttggacagaaaATGTCCTTGTGTACATTCTAAACCATAACATTTATCACTACTGAAACATCACAAATTGTTCCATTGCAGTCTAAACAACTTCCTTTTTGATGGAATTAAACATATTAGACATcataaaacaacaaaatctaAAGATTAAAGTcctaaaaacataaaagaaacaataaaatcTAAAGGAGACTAGCTATCTCATCGCGTaaattgttcatatatatttgctCTTATCGACCAAACAGACGAGCTGCATTTTCTTATGTTTCCCCTTCCACTTCCACCTGTGTCTCATTCATATCATTTTGATAGTGCATTTTCTTCACTTCCACCTGTGTCTCATTCATATCATTTTGATAGTGCATTTTCTTCTGTTTCTTGCTAAGAGACGGGACCAAGTGACATAACATATTGGTTGCGCAAGTAATCCCAGTGGTTTCTCAATTTCTTTTGTGTGAGATAGTGCACTCATACTTCTCAGAAAAGAACTTGCACAAATTTCCCTACGAAGTTTGTTTCAAGGAAGTTCCAGAAAACCCATACTCAGTAGCTTGTGCCAAACATTGGTCAACAAATAGCCCTCTAAATTCCGGGACGCTCCTAAAAGTTATCTTATTCGCTTTCTCGTCTTCTTTCTTATCCATAGAGAACTAgcataaagtaaaaaaaaaaaaggcaggGGTAATTTGAAACAAAAGTGTGCTAACTACTGCGAAGTACCAGACAGTAAAATTACCACTAAGCATGATCTTTATGCGTTCAGTATATACGGGTTTAAAATGAAGATAAAGGCAAACGACATATAAGAGAGTGCTAGCAAACAAAGTAaacatattatctttttttttaattagcacTCTTGTCCTCATTATGGATGAAAGCTTAAAATGGCAAATCAATCTCAAACAAACAAAGTTCACAGTAAAACGTAAAGGTGGCACAAATGAGAAGTTTAAATAATTATTTGTAACATGCCAGTAGAATTGTAGAAAAATTTTACGTCTATGTTACCGAAACCGAACTGAAAGAGTAGTACCTGCTTTAGAATCCAGTGATAGCAATAACTGACTGCATAATGAGCTAATGTTACTACCTGCACCATACAAAAGTAATGATCACTAATCCATATACAGCAGGAACTAAGAAAAGAGTCTTTGATAGCGAAAAGTAAAAGCAATGGTTGGCACCAAATCGTTACGGCCTATCGGTCCTCACTACTGTCCTAATATCAGAATTGCTAAGTTGGGAGTATTTGGTGGTACAAACCATTTAACTAGCCATGACAACCTGCAAAATATTCCATTTTGTGTATTCCTCGGAAGATATAAGTGTTGGGTCAGTTCTTACTAAGGAAATGAGCAGACAACCAGGCCTATATCTAGATTCTAAACAAGTTGAAACTTGAAATAAGGCTTTTTGAGTTAGGCAAAGATTATAGCCAAAAAATTTGAATAGTAAATGCCATTGCTGCTTTCTGTGCATGACTACATTTATGTCTCCTTCCCCCTCAAGGAAACATGCACAAAGTAAAGCCACCCAAATCTCTCCTCAAGTACATCTCAGAGAAAGTGGATAATTGGGCAGGATCTTAATTATCCATCGAACCACCTTAATTAAGGTTTATAGTGGGTCTCAATGGTCCATATTAAAAGTTTCCCCAAAAGGAAACTTGGTGGTTTTTCCACACTAAACAAATTAAGCATTTTTGTAAGAGGAAAGGGCCAGTGGCGTCTCATTGAATAACATTTTAGTTAAGACGAAATTTTTGTACTCAAGTTGATATGTGTAACTAACAGAGGTAGAGGCCACAAGTCCACGACTCCACGTTAGATACTAATCAGGCCATCTATATCTAATTCAAGCTTaatttgttttgaaaatactatttTCTTCTTTTGGGTATCACTTGCACAATACATTGAACCTGTTTAACATACATTAACATCCTTGTTCTTTTCTGATATTTCCGGACAGGATCACTTGGTTAAGGCCTTGCAGATTTAGAGCTATTTCTAAACAATGCAAAAATATCCGAGGACTGACAAGTTAAAGCTCATTTCCTCGGTAAGAGTTATAAATAAATTAACAAAGACAACATGCATAATAGATTGACACTAACAACAATAGCCAAACACGGTATaccacccaccaccacctccaatcaTCACAAATTACACAAATAGCTCATAAGCAAgtataaaaaaaggaaaaacaaaatgaaatctcCTGGTTGTACTGTCTAAAATCCTAACTATAAAAAGGAAAAACCCATGTTCTATCATAATTAGCAAATACAACAACAATTTTCTCCttggcattttcacaaacaccatcaaATATTCAACCAGAACatccaaaaaaaaacatgttcTAAATCAAATGAAAGAACCCATGTTCGACCAGAAAGTATGATAAAAATCCATGTTCCAAATCACATAAAACCCATATAAAATTGAATATGGATGAAGAATTATacctgaagatgatgattatcCTAAAATAAGCTTTTAAATGATTTGAAAGAGATGGAAAGATAGATGAGAGTGATGACGGAGATAACAATTAGTGGATTTGTTGAGAAATATGAAGGAGATATAGTTGAGAATAAATCTAGAGTTTGGTTCCTTATCTCCCATCTCTGCTCTCCACGTAAGAAACAAAGAAAACGAGAAAGAAAATGTAATTTTTTGATATACAGCGTCGGGACATTTTTGCCAATTTCAACGACTCAGAGGTTATAGCCAGCGACTCAGGGGCATTAACTTTCCTGACTCTATAGGGCCCGAGTCAGGGGTTGGACCTGACTCAGATGCCGAGTCAGAGGTTGCAAAATTTACAAACCAAACAGTCTGACAGCTGACTCGgcgcgagtcaggggttgactcagacccagacgccgagtcagctgcaaacaaacaagtttcaagtccccccttttttttttctttttttttgtgataaAGGTTTTTCATTAAAGACTAAAACTTAGGCTAAGCGTGCATTCCAAAAGAAATAGATCCATCTAATATCGATCCATGCAGAGATCTCTTAATCttagatttatctactgataGGTGGTGTTGAATACATTGTGGGAGAGCCCAGTTCAAAGTAGAATTTATGTTTCTTACATAGGAGTTTTTAGCTAAAGTATCTATTATCATATTTCCTGGTCTATGAAGAAAATGCAAACACAAAAAACTGCTGCAAGATTTTGCTATCCATTCTGCCTCCTCAAGACAAGCTTTAGCACGCCAAAAAAAGTCTGAATTCTTCCCACGAAAGTAGTTGAAAAGACTTTCACAACATCCTTCAATGCTAAAATTCTTAATTCCCTTGTCCCTTACCCAAATTGATGCCTGCATCACTCATATAGCTTCCGCTTCTTGAAGGTCTGTACTACATGATTGTTCTGCTCTACCTCCTTTTGAGATTCCTGCATCATTCCTCATAATTAAGGCATAACTAGAAGGTAAATTTTCTGATATCCATGCCGCATCTATATTAATTTTTAGAGTGTCCATTCGTGGTGATGTCAGGTCTGGTTACTAATCGTCTTGTGAATTTTCTTAGGCTTGTCGGGTTTACTAGTTCTCTTAGATCAGAAGGAGATATGCCCCTGAATTTCTAAGGTCAAACTGGTTGTTGTTTTAGATTTTTCCTCAAAGACTCTACTGCATCTTTATTTCCAAATAAACCTTTCTAGGAATTTTTCTAAAGAGATTTCCTTTCTAGGAATTTTAAACCAGTCCTTGCACATGTCTGGAATcttatttgagttattatattcaAAGAAATAGAGTTAGGAGCTGAATTCCATACTTCCTTAGCATATTGATAGTGAAATAAAAGGTGTTCAGTAGTTTCAATTTCTATTccatctatcttacaaaaacaaatggtttttgtAAAATCCCATGGTTGTGGATGAGTTTCTTAGTgcgatcaacgaccaccatttGCTCTCAAAATTCAGAAAATTGAGAAACAAATCACGGCTAAGAATCAACCCATGTTTAACGCCTCGTCCAACCGTCCAGAATCACTCATCCATTATTATCTCTCCGTGCGTTATCAAAACCATTAATACCAGCACCAATTTAGGGCATCAATCTGCCTGATAATTGAGTTGTTTTCAATAATATTCTCTCCCTCCTATGATCCTCTTCAGTTACGAATACAAAAAAGATTTGCTTTAAAGAACCGGTAATAACTTCAAACTTACATGCAACAGGATCCTTTCAAAAATGTTCCACTACATAAACCCTAGACGAGGTGATCATCTTTCTCAGTTTCAGTCGCATTTTATTTCAGCATTACTAGGTAATGGTTGgttatcttttattttattctttcggTGATAGTTTGATTTGCTTTGAGTTTTAATAAGATTATTGATTTGCTTTGAGTTTTAATAAGATTATTATCGTTCTGATGTAGGTTTTGATTGTTGGATTCAGAAAATCATCAGAGTTCCAAACATCTTAGGTAATTCAATGGtgtttttaaaattttgattgttagaatcaattgattttttttttgattgttcATGAAGAGACCCAATGTTTATGGACTTTGCTCATGAAATCTGTAAATGGGTGATTATAAAATCTGTAACCATAACTTTACCCCATCTAttttttgatttcatatcattcaagttaattgattactttgttcattcaattgatttttttttgggtttctgGACTTTGTTCATTCCTGTCTAGATTATGAAATCTGTAAATGAGTGATTATCAAATATGTACCCATAACTCTAAAATACTAAATTGAATACCTAAATTATTTGTTGAATTTGCAGGGTGATTACAACTGTCATCTGCAATTCAGCAGGGAAGAGAAACGGGAGATATGTTCAAAGCACAAATATTAACTCATGGTAACTTGAGTTGATGTCCATTATTCTTCATTTCTTTGTTTCTGGTGAATTACGTGGGAATTCCATTTTAATGTTTGTTGTGTTTTGGGAATATACATTGACTTAATATCAAAGAGGGGAAATGTTATTACAAAATATGCACATAATCGGGTGCATGAGGTTGTAGTGACAGGGGATTTGACTGAATTAAGAGAAACAAAATTTGAATGGGTCTATAGTTCGAACTTTGATGTACTCATTTGTGGTttctgtaataatttatttgtgttaTGCACAACAATTTACACTACATAATGTCAATGTTCGCACAAGACATATCTTTCAATTTTTAGTATCTTGCAATCGTAAATGATTAATGATAACCTTGGAGGAAGGTATGAGTTTGGACTCATGATTATGCCATTGAAGTGTTTGAGAAAATGCTGGAAAGAGATTCTTCACCGAGAAAGATTACCAATTGAAACTTATTTTTCGAAGAAGATGGTTAATGGTACTGACTAGCCAGTCAGTTGTTCACTGCAACCATAAATGGTCATTGCAACAGAGTTTTAATCGTTCAGGCCTTTAATCTCTTTTAGGAGATGGTTAGTGAGTGAAGCATTCTTCTAAAACATTTTCGTTTGCAGGCTTCTTATTAACAAAATTTAATCTCTGTATTTGATTCGTACTTCGCAGAATCTTGAAAGAGGTTAGGCTCTATCCACGGTGCACATCTCAGCAAATGCACGGGTCATATTCAGTGTATAACAATAGTTTATACTATCTTGGATCAGAATATGGAAATGCATTTGCACTAGGTATGAGAACGTCCAACTGCACCTTATGAGTATTTGTTTGTTGGTttttgttaattttcaatttgttGACGAACATACTATATACACTAAGTTCCGGTATTGTTTCATATATCTAGAGTCATTTCCTTCCAGTTTGGCCCCCCTGGCTTTGGAGCTGGGTAGTCGGTTCGGTCGGATACAAGACAATACAATGAGCAGTTCACTAGCAAAATTGAAGGAAGCATACCATGCTTTGGTACTTGAGAAAACAATTCTCTTCAAAGAAATGATAATATTAAGTTTTTTAAATGTGTATTCATTTCTATAAAGTAGTTCTGATATGTTAATGCGGTCAATAATTGTACGGGTTGTTGTTGGATTCCAATCTAGTGTTTGTCTCGATATTGTATTGTTACAAACAAATACATAGAGTTGGCTCTTCCTCTGGACATGTAAGATTATTTCACAGTACTTCGGTGTTAGTTGTTAACTATATCATTTGTGCTTATACAATAGCTAAATACCAGTCTTATCATTACAACAGTATGCTAGGACGTCTATATACAAATTTCATTACAACATAAAGTGGGCATGATTAGTTGTGGTAAAATTCATTGGTTCAAACTTCAAAGGTTGTCTGAATCGGTAATCTCATTATTAATCACATAGAAATATAGCGCAAACATCAAGCTCACTACACATATTCGAGTTGTTCTGGAAGTTCACCCTTGGGGTTCTCTTATTATGCcattaattttgatgattttgttgtttttgggtTATTTATGGCATAATGTCCAGCGAATCCAGGTTTTGGAAGTCATTAGAGTGGTGAACAAATTGAACATCCTAACGGTCGTGAACAAGATAGAGATGCTCAGTATCTTGATCTTGCTATTGGTTTATGTGCATGGAAGATAGCAGGGAAAATGAATTCAACAGTAGGAATTGCGTCCATTATAGATGATGCAGGATTTCGTTGGCTGCACCTGAGGAGCGAATCTTCATTTGGTCATATTTAATGAGAGAAGGGTCTGTGATGGCAATACTGTACAAAATTGGAACTTTGCAACTTGAGTTTAGAATTTAAAGAAAGTAATTGTCTGTGGCTCCTATCAGGACGGAACCTGTACTAGCCATGTATAAACTGGAAGTCTCTTATTGATATGAATGTTCTGATGTCGCATCACCTTTAGTTGTTTGTTTTTCAATCACAACAGTGCATTTCAACTTAACCCTCACTTCCCTTATTACCTCTTCTTAAATCTCAAATGCTTATGAATTGAATAATGGGTGTGCAAGCAACATGAGTGCCagcttttaaatttttaattttaattttaataaattttgatttaaagacaaaaacatggaatttgGAAAGGCAGGATTTATGGTTAGGGGATTCCGGGGAATTACCTTTCCATACTCTGAGTGAaaacttattatttttatttttttttgaaaagaaacttATTATAGGATTTTGTGAAATGAAAACTTGATAAGTTTACGTGTACAGTATGTTTATCAGTTTTATATAGGAATCACTTTTCCAGCAAATTTTCTAGGAAACTTATAGGATTATTAGTTCGCTTTTAATCCTAGATTCTATACATATACAATTTTAAGATTCTTGGGATAATGCCAAACAATACATGGAATTGTGAATTCTGCAAAACAAGAAAGCTCATGAGATTATAAAGTCCTCGAAATTGTGAATTCTGCAACCAAACCCACCCGGTTTGGTAAATTTTGGCAA comes from Papaver somniferum cultivar HN1 chromosome 7, ASM357369v1, whole genome shotgun sequence and encodes:
- the LOC113299756 gene encoding general transcription and DNA repair factor IIH subunit TFB1-1-like, coding for MASGQVVMRARYKNNGVRDPGVQGVLIMTEDKLDFSPDDPMPSAKLNVGFRSIKGHKFSREGSQRQALLMLTGSDKNYTFEFDRFTERDICRDFVGKVLGKIQAKESSASDAKVDPEKSATTLHDEQLRPEEMKLRMKLLAENSELQKLHKQFVIGGVLTEAEFWATRKKLLAVDASRMSKQRLGFKSAMLADVRPLTDGRTNKVTFSLTPEIIQQIFTEKPAVHQAFLKFVPSKMTEKDFWTKYCRAEFLHRTKNAVAAAAEAAEDEELAVFLKQDAILAGEARQKIRRVDPTLDMEADEGDDYIHLPDHGIFRDGSKEFTDSEYEQYKRTLAQDLNRHAAVVLEGRTLDMELGDTRTVAEALAKSKKADLATQMSDEKANHSRSERASRMAEIEDLQTPNNLPLAPLNIKDPREYFDSQQANALKALGDTAVGTKTINCNVSTAQAYGFLRKSISEMKVTGLSDPVIESEVARKVLIGLSQQLSSTKYNLGKNPQESILDRLPKKTKEELLHFWISIQELLKHFWSSYPITTTYLNAKVSRLKDAMADIYPKLQGIKESAQSDFRHQVSLLVQPMVQALDAAFTHYDADLQKRSMRS